One uncultured Caproiciproducens sp. DNA segment encodes these proteins:
- the thyX gene encoding FAD-dependent thymidylate synthase — translation MAKVTLITYTPDPEKTVAQAAKLCYSPASIETISDGLTEDKVASFVDMLAEIGHESPIEHASFTFGIEGVSRSFLAQMTRHRIASYSVQSQRYVTETCFEYVVPPEIEAIPEAKAEFLLAMEEDQCHYEKLTSLLKSKHKQELLAAGQDEKSADRTAQKQAIEDARFVLPNACDTKMVCTFNARSLYNFFSVRCCNRAQWEIRGVAIEMLRLVREVAPHLFKHSGPSCLRGSCQEGKMSCGKISEVREFFNGIGEN, via the coding sequence ATGGCAAAGGTTACTCTGATTACCTATACGCCCGATCCGGAAAAAACAGTCGCACAGGCGGCAAAGCTTTGCTACTCGCCTGCTTCAATAGAAACTATATCCGATGGTTTAACAGAGGATAAGGTTGCCTCCTTTGTAGACATGCTGGCTGAAATAGGGCACGAAAGCCCGATAGAACATGCTTCTTTTACATTTGGAATCGAAGGGGTCTCCCGCTCTTTTTTGGCGCAGATGACCCGCCACCGCATTGCTTCCTACAGCGTTCAAAGCCAGCGCTATGTGACAGAAACCTGCTTTGAGTACGTTGTTCCTCCGGAAATAGAAGCAATACCAGAAGCAAAGGCGGAATTTCTTTTGGCTATGGAAGAAGACCAGTGCCATTACGAAAAACTGACTTCCCTTTTAAAAAGCAAACACAAACAGGAACTGTTGGCGGCGGGACAGGATGAAAAATCAGCCGACCGTACCGCACAAAAACAGGCGATTGAAGACGCGCGGTTTGTTCTGCCTAACGCCTGCGATACGAAAATGGTTTGCACCTTCAACGCGCGTTCGTTGTATAATTTCTTTTCAGTTCGCTGCTGCAACCGCGCCCAGTGGGAAATCCGCGGCGTAGCAATCGAAATGCTGCGTCTTGTGCGCGAGGTTGCGCCGCATCTGTTCAAGCATAGCGGGCCGTCGTGCCTGCGCGGCAGCTGCCAGGAGGGAAAGATGTCCTGCGGCAAAATAAGCGAAGTGCGTGAGTTTTTTAATGGAATAGGGGAAAACTGA
- a CDS encoding DUF47 family protein, with protein MSNFFAKGPDYFSLFEKGIGISCQSAKVLQTSFTDGTIDKEEITLLKELEHDGDKHVHYCSNLIADAFITPIDRSDMMDMVRAIESITDSIDDIGNQIYMMHISKANETTVKLVDLIVKSCEGLCTLMSDFKQFKKNLKSIKQMSVYVNHLEEEGDAIFSEAMRELFDPKNKMEMIDVIRLQNLYNTMENSLDYCEDVADIVEQIIISNT; from the coding sequence ATGAGTAATTTTTTTGCTAAAGGGCCGGACTACTTCTCACTGTTTGAAAAAGGGATCGGTATTTCCTGCCAGTCTGCAAAAGTACTTCAGACCTCATTTACGGACGGAACAATTGACAAGGAAGAAATTACCTTGCTCAAAGAACTTGAGCATGATGGGGACAAGCATGTTCACTATTGTTCAAACCTCATAGCCGACGCGTTTATTACGCCGATTGACCGCTCGGATATGATGGACATGGTTCGTGCAATTGAATCTATTACCGACAGTATCGATGATATCGGAAATCAGATTTATATGATGCATATTTCCAAGGCGAATGAAACAACCGTCAAACTGGTTGATTTAATCGTCAAAAGCTGCGAAGGACTCTGCACATTAATGTCCGATTTTAAACAGTTTAAGAAAAACCTGAAGAGCATTAAGCAGATGTCGGTTTATGTTAATCACCTTGAAGAAGAGGGAGACGCGATTTTCAGCGAAGCCATGCGCGAGCTCTTTGATCCTAAAAACAAGATGGAAATGATTGATGTTATCCGTTTGCAGAACCTTTACAACACGATGGAGAATTCGCTGGATTACTGCGAAGACGTCGCCGATATCGTGGAGCAGATCATTATTTCAAATACCTAA
- a CDS encoding inorganic phosphate transporter, translating into MSLALIIALILVCASIFVNGWTDAPNAIATVVSTRVLSPRAAVLMATVFNLVGIMCFGTAVASTIANLVNVGTGSNPLIAICAAQLSIVIWSVSAWKFGIPTSESHALIAGLMGAGIAYNGVSAFKLVEFQKVLWGILISTFVGFFAAYLVTKVVGFLFRRVKRSKANRFFSIGQIASAALMATSHGAQDGQKFMGVFVLVILLANNQPIPASIHIDIWIMFLCSIVMAIGTSIGGYRIIKTMGIDMVKLEKYQGFSAEIVASLCMLITTVSSGIPLSTTNTKGTAMMGAGAARRFSDVNWGIAKEMVMAWVLTFPACLILGYAMTKLFILIF; encoded by the coding sequence ATGTCACTCGCGCTCATTATTGCACTTATCCTTGTGTGCGCTTCCATTTTTGTCAACGGTTGGACGGATGCGCCGAATGCAATCGCTACTGTTGTTTCGACCCGAGTGCTTTCCCCACGAGCGGCTGTTTTAATGGCGACTGTTTTCAATTTGGTCGGTATCATGTGTTTTGGTACGGCTGTTGCGAGCACCATTGCCAATCTTGTAAACGTGGGAACCGGGTCAAACCCGCTCATTGCAATTTGCGCGGCTCAGCTTTCCATAGTAATATGGTCGGTATCGGCCTGGAAGTTTGGGATTCCCACCAGTGAGAGCCATGCGCTGATTGCCGGGCTGATGGGTGCGGGAATTGCCTATAACGGCGTTTCTGCTTTTAAGTTGGTAGAATTTCAAAAAGTACTTTGGGGTATTCTTATTTCGACGTTTGTCGGCTTTTTTGCAGCTTACCTTGTTACCAAAGTAGTCGGGTTCCTGTTCCGCCGTGTGAAACGCTCAAAAGCAAACCGTTTTTTCTCAATTGGTCAGATCGCTTCCGCCGCTTTGATGGCTACCAGCCATGGAGCGCAGGACGGTCAGAAATTTATGGGCGTTTTTGTGCTTGTGATTCTTCTCGCTAATAATCAGCCGATTCCGGCATCAATACATATTGACATTTGGATTATGTTCCTGTGTTCAATTGTCATGGCGATTGGCACATCCATCGGCGGTTACCGCATTATTAAAACAATGGGAATCGACATGGTGAAACTGGAAAAATATCAGGGATTTTCCGCTGAAATTGTGGCGTCTCTCTGCATGCTGATCACTACGGTATCTTCCGGAATTCCTCTCTCAACCACCAACACCAAGGGTACGGCAATGATGGGTGCGGGAGCGGCCAGACGCTTTTCCGATGTTAACTGGGGGATAGCCAAAGAAATGGTAATGGCGTGGGTACTTACTTTTCCGGCCTGCCTGATTCTTGGCTATGCAATGACCAAACTGTTCATACTCATATTTTAA
- a CDS encoding recombinase family protein, whose translation MNTAIYLRKSRAEELSDTIDETLKRHKETLLEFAAKNNLTVAKIYEEVVSGESLYARPQMLKLLADVEHGDYEAVLCMDIDRLGRGTMSDQGVILETLKDADTKIITPRKSYDLSNEMDETYSEFETFMARQELKAIKRRMQRGIKKTIADGGYIANAPYGYVKTTVNKRPTLAVNEEEARFVRMMYDLYVNKGMGCQHIANALNAMGAKPHRANQFGRSSVMKILHSPTYIGKIVWNQKTHIRKGAKGNSKHITINNPQEKWTIVGGIHPPIIDKTIFEQAQKISACRSHPPASSGIVENPLAGLVYCSHCGSLMQRQVIRRGGSYLLCQKPGCMVSSSLPLVESAVLNELKDSLQRLKLIQETTVPPQEYKSSEILSTIDSEMKTTAGQIEKLHDLLEQGIYDLNTFLTRQTHLNEKTAKLQEVRNSVLFMPRVDCYKMSQTINHVLAAYESATLQKKNLLLKSIIDKIVYFKEKGAKPAQFTLELYLKPLCL comes from the coding sequence GTGAATACGGCCATCTATTTGCGCAAAAGCCGAGCGGAAGAATTGAGTGATACCATCGACGAAACATTAAAGCGGCATAAGGAAACCCTGTTGGAATTTGCTGCGAAAAACAATCTTACCGTAGCAAAAATATATGAAGAAGTGGTTTCCGGTGAGTCGCTTTACGCCCGCCCGCAAATGTTAAAGCTGCTTGCAGATGTGGAACACGGTGATTATGAAGCTGTACTCTGTATGGATATTGACCGTCTGGGACGCGGAACAATGAGTGACCAGGGCGTAATCCTCGAAACGCTGAAAGACGCAGATACAAAAATAATCACGCCGCGTAAAAGCTACGATCTCAGCAATGAAATGGATGAGACCTATTCCGAGTTTGAAACCTTTATGGCGCGGCAGGAACTGAAGGCAATTAAGCGGCGGATGCAGCGTGGCATCAAAAAAACAATAGCGGACGGCGGATACATAGCCAATGCCCCCTACGGGTATGTGAAAACAACGGTCAATAAGCGGCCCACTCTTGCTGTCAATGAAGAGGAAGCCCGATTTGTGCGGATGATGTACGATCTGTACGTTAATAAGGGCATGGGCTGTCAGCATATTGCCAACGCATTGAACGCTATGGGAGCTAAGCCGCATCGTGCCAATCAATTCGGTCGATCGTCTGTTATGAAAATACTCCATAGCCCCACCTATATCGGCAAAATAGTTTGGAACCAGAAAACGCATATCCGAAAAGGCGCAAAAGGCAACAGTAAGCATATTACAATCAATAATCCGCAGGAGAAGTGGACGATTGTCGGCGGCATCCATCCGCCCATTATTGACAAGACAATTTTTGAACAGGCGCAGAAAATATCTGCCTGCCGGTCCCATCCGCCGGCGAGTTCGGGGATTGTGGAAAATCCGCTCGCTGGTTTGGTCTACTGCTCGCATTGCGGCTCGTTAATGCAGCGGCAGGTAATCCGCCGCGGCGGCTCCTACCTTCTGTGTCAGAAACCCGGGTGCATGGTATCCTCGTCCCTTCCGCTTGTTGAGAGCGCGGTTTTGAATGAACTGAAGGACAGCCTTCAACGCTTAAAGCTCATACAGGAAACCACTGTGCCGCCACAGGAATACAAAAGCAGCGAAATCCTAAGTACAATTGACTCTGAAATGAAAACCACCGCAGGACAAATTGAAAAACTGCATGACTTGCTGGAGCAGGGCATTTATGATCTTAATACTTTTTTAACCCGGCAAACGCATTTGAACGAAAAAACCGCAAAGCTTCAGGAAGTGAGAAATTCAGTATTATTCATGCCGCGTGTTGACTGTTATAAGATGAGCCAGACAATCAATCATGTGCTGGCGGCCTATGAATCCGCTACTTTACAGAAAAAAAATTTGCTTTTAAAGTCCATCATTGATAAGATTGTTTACTTTAAGGAAAAGGGCGCCAAACCCGCGCAATTTACGCTTGAGCTTTATTTAAAACCTCTTTGTTTATAA
- a CDS encoding GNAT family N-acetyltransferase, with the protein MEFIYEQNRIYVKNESGLVIAEVTFPDIDAQTVNIDHTFVDDSLRGQGIAGKLLEAAASTLRQQNRKACLTCSYAVKWFEKHPEYCDLRTNKP; encoded by the coding sequence TTGGAATTCATTTATGAACAAAATCGTATTTACGTAAAAAACGAATCGGGTCTTGTGATTGCCGAGGTTACCTTTCCGGATATTGACGCTCAGACGGTAAACATCGACCATACCTTCGTGGATGATTCTCTGCGGGGTCAGGGCATTGCCGGAAAATTGCTGGAGGCCGCCGCCTCTACCCTTAGGCAGCAAAACAGGAAAGCATGCCTTACCTGTTCCTATGCTGTAAAATGGTTTGAAAAACATCCAGAATATTGCGATCTTCGTACGAACAAGCCATAA
- a CDS encoding UvrD-helicase domain-containing protein: protein MNNTTTDQMIEIRKNVLNKEFFRMNDMQREAVFCINGPLLILAGAGSGKTTVLVNRIANIIRYGNAYMSKIVSNDLTDDDLNAAKQYLSAGEPLPQQVKNRFAVDSCRPWQILAITFTNKAAGELKSRLISMLGEEGNDIWASTFHSTCARMLRHDGSKLGYSNHFTIYDSDDSRRMMKECQKALGIDDKLLSHKSILSAVSHAKDSMIQPEEYMQQAGSDNRLGLIAQAYKLYQARLKEADAMDFDDLICNAVFLLQQNPEVLEYYQNKFKYIMVDEYQDTNHAQYMMVKLLAQKSTNLCVVGDDDQSIYKFRGATIENIMNFERSFPNAKVVRLEQNYRSTKNILNAANAVIENNTERKGKTLWTDNADGEKLGVHTAFSEQDEADFIAKKVLAGVAAGRKFSDYAILYRMNSQSNILEKIFVKSGIPYRIVGGLRFYERKEIRDMIAYLSVINNPNDEIRLRRIINQPKRSIGDKTIAQATEIAATVGESVFDVIKHADQYEPLKRTSPKLLQFANTMQELIDAANDEHTSLNELYHLILDKTDYIGSLCASENDDAQDRIDNINELASNLIKYEEDNGEEATLSGFLEEVSLITDIDNFDPNSDSVVMMTIHSAKGLEFPVVFLPGFEEGIFPGMQAIYNPVEIEEERRLAYVAITRAKEELYVVNAESRMIFGSTSRNKASRFIEEMPDDLIVRSRSREWKKPKPGTSLPTSAFEARVVTTESARSFGPSTLIHSEPPAVQLKAGDSVTHKTFGTGMVLSASPMGNDTLLEIAFDNAGTKKLMANFARLEKA from the coding sequence ATGAACAATACTACAACGGATCAAATGATTGAAATTAGGAAAAATGTTCTGAACAAGGAATTTTTCAGAATGAATGACATGCAGAGGGAGGCAGTCTTCTGTATTAACGGCCCTCTGCTCATTCTTGCGGGCGCCGGAAGCGGGAAGACCACCGTGCTGGTGAACCGTATTGCCAATATTATCCGTTACGGAAACGCTTATATGAGTAAGATCGTTTCAAACGATTTAACTGATGATGACTTGAATGCAGCCAAACAGTACCTGAGTGCAGGAGAACCTTTGCCGCAGCAGGTGAAAAACCGCTTTGCGGTGGATTCCTGCCGCCCTTGGCAGATTCTTGCCATTACATTTACCAATAAGGCCGCCGGCGAACTGAAGAGCAGGCTGATCAGCATGCTCGGTGAAGAAGGCAATGATATCTGGGCTTCCACATTCCATTCGACCTGTGCGCGCATGCTCAGGCATGACGGCTCAAAGCTCGGCTATTCAAACCATTTTACTATTTATGATTCGGATGACTCCCGCCGTATGATGAAGGAATGTCAGAAGGCCCTTGGTATTGACGATAAGCTTCTTTCACATAAATCGATTCTGTCTGCGGTTTCTCATGCGAAAGACAGCATGATTCAGCCGGAGGAATATATGCAGCAGGCCGGCAGCGACAACAGACTGGGGCTCATCGCACAGGCGTACAAGCTTTATCAGGCAAGACTTAAAGAAGCGGACGCCATGGATTTTGACGATTTAATCTGCAATGCAGTGTTCCTGCTGCAGCAGAATCCGGAGGTTTTGGAGTATTATCAGAATAAATTCAAATATATTATGGTCGATGAGTATCAGGACACCAATCATGCGCAGTACATGATGGTTAAATTGCTTGCTCAAAAAAGCACGAACCTTTGCGTTGTCGGTGATGACGATCAGAGTATTTACAAATTCCGTGGCGCGACCATTGAAAATATTATGAACTTTGAGAGATCCTTTCCAAATGCAAAGGTAGTCCGCTTGGAGCAAAACTATCGCTCTACCAAAAACATTTTGAATGCTGCGAATGCAGTGATTGAGAACAATACTGAGCGCAAAGGAAAAACACTTTGGACAGACAACGCGGACGGAGAAAAGCTCGGTGTGCACACCGCTTTCAGCGAACAGGATGAAGCGGATTTTATTGCTAAAAAAGTGCTGGCCGGTGTTGCGGCAGGCAGGAAATTTTCGGATTATGCAATTTTGTACCGTATGAATTCCCAATCGAATATCCTTGAAAAAATATTTGTAAAATCCGGCATTCCATACCGAATTGTAGGCGGTCTGCGTTTCTATGAACGAAAAGAAATCAGGGATATGATTGCATATTTGAGTGTAATTAACAACCCTAATGACGAAATTCGTTTACGCCGCATTATTAATCAGCCAAAACGCTCCATTGGGGATAAAACGATTGCACAAGCTACCGAAATTGCCGCAACGGTGGGCGAAAGTGTGTTTGATGTCATTAAGCACGCGGATCAATATGAGCCGCTGAAACGCACATCGCCAAAGCTTCTTCAGTTCGCGAATACAATGCAGGAGCTGATTGATGCCGCGAACGATGAACATACAAGTTTAAATGAGCTTTATCATCTGATTCTCGATAAAACGGATTATATTGGAAGCCTGTGTGCATCTGAAAATGATGACGCTCAGGATCGGATTGACAATATCAATGAGCTTGCATCCAATTTGATCAAGTATGAGGAGGACAACGGTGAAGAGGCGACCCTGTCGGGCTTCCTTGAAGAAGTGTCCCTGATTACCGACATTGACAACTTTGACCCGAACTCCGACAGCGTGGTGATGATGACGATTCATTCAGCGAAAGGTTTGGAATTTCCGGTCGTATTCCTGCCTGGGTTTGAAGAAGGTATTTTTCCGGGAATGCAGGCAATTTACAATCCTGTCGAAATTGAAGAGGAGCGCCGCCTGGCTTATGTTGCCATCACTAGGGCGAAGGAGGAACTGTATGTCGTCAATGCGGAAAGCCGCATGATTTTCGGCAGCACCTCCCGCAACAAGGCATCCCGCTTTATTGAGGAAATGCCCGATGATTTGATTGTTCGCAGTCGTTCCAGAGAATGGAAAAAGCCAAAGCCGGGAACCAGCCTTCCCACATCCGCTTTTGAAGCGAGGGTGGTTACGACTGAATCGGCACGCAGCTTTGGTCCATCAACCCTGATACACAGCGAGCCGCCGGCTGTTCAGCTGAAAGCGGGCGACAGCGTGACACACAAAACGTTTGGAACGGGCATGGTGCTTTCTGCTTCCCCCATGGGCAACGACACCCTTTTGGAGATTGCCTTTGATAATGCAGGCACGAAAAAGCTGATGGCAAATTTTGCGCGTCTGGAAAAAGCATAA
- a CDS encoding sodium ion-translocating decarboxylase subunit beta yields MVILNEFLKSIKSIILSSGFATNDWRNYVMIGISCVLIYLAIKKQFEPLLLLPIAFGMLLVNLFPAIMFPPQTTMQLVQEYMAAHSGAAGNYPIVILNGQQYYQTTQVGGLFYYLYQGVKLGIYPPLIFLGIGAMTDFGPLISNPKSFLLGAAAQLGIFTTFIGAVFLGFTGKQAGAIGIIGGADGPTAIFVTSKLAPELLGPIAVAAYSYMALVPIIQPPIMRALTTKKERSIVMEQLRPVSKLEKILFPIIVTVIVSLLLPDACPLVGMLMLGNLFRESGVVGRISNTAQNELMNIITIFLGVTVGATATGTVFLSLQTIEIIVLGLLAFCFGTAGGVLFGKLMCWTSHGKVNPLIGSAGVSAVPMAARVSQKVGQEENPGNFLLMHAMGPNVAGVIGSAVAAGVLISILG; encoded by the coding sequence TTGGTAATACTAAATGAATTTTTAAAATCGATTAAAAGTATTATTTTATCTTCCGGTTTCGCTACAAATGACTGGCGCAATTACGTTATGATAGGGATTTCGTGTGTTTTAATTTACCTGGCCATTAAAAAGCAGTTTGAACCCCTTCTTCTTTTACCGATTGCATTCGGTATGCTGCTTGTAAATCTTTTTCCGGCCATTATGTTTCCACCTCAAACAACGATGCAGCTTGTCCAGGAATATATGGCTGCTCACAGCGGTGCGGCGGGAAATTACCCTATTGTTATTTTAAACGGTCAGCAATATTATCAGACTACACAGGTCGGCGGTTTGTTTTACTATCTGTATCAGGGAGTTAAGCTCGGTATTTATCCTCCTCTGATCTTTTTGGGAATCGGAGCGATGACCGACTTCGGTCCGCTGATTTCCAATCCGAAGAGCTTTCTGCTTGGCGCGGCGGCTCAGCTAGGGATTTTTACTACATTCATCGGCGCTGTTTTTCTGGGATTCACTGGAAAGCAGGCCGGGGCAATCGGAATTATCGGCGGAGCAGACGGTCCGACCGCTATTTTTGTAACCTCAAAATTGGCTCCGGAACTTTTGGGGCCGATTGCGGTTGCGGCATATTCTTACATGGCGCTCGTCCCAATTATTCAGCCTCCGATTATGAGGGCATTGACAACAAAAAAAGAGCGCAGCATTGTCATGGAACAGCTTCGCCCGGTTTCTAAACTGGAAAAGATTTTGTTCCCAATTATTGTTACTGTAATTGTTTCACTCCTTCTGCCGGACGCCTGCCCGCTTGTAGGCATGCTAATGCTCGGAAATCTGTTCCGTGAGAGCGGTGTTGTAGGGCGTATTTCCAACACAGCGCAAAACGAACTGATGAACATTATTACTATTTTCCTTGGCGTTACGGTCGGGGCTACGGCAACCGGTACGGTTTTCCTGTCCCTCCAGACAATTGAGATCATTGTTCTCGGTCTGTTGGCGTTCTGCTTTGGCACGGCCGGCGGTGTGCTGTTCGGTAAACTCATGTGCTGGACTTCACACGGCAAAGTCAACCCGCTTATTGGATCCGCCGGTGTTTCTGCCGTACCAATGGCAGCCCGCGTGTCGCAGAAGGTTGGACAAGAGGAGAATCCGGGCAACTTCCTGCTGATGCATGCGATGGGTCCGAACGTTGCCGGTGTTATTGGTTCCGCAGTTGCTGCCGGTGTTTTGATCAGCATCCTCGGATAA
- a CDS encoding OadG family protein gives MSLEQKIQLSIIILLTGIVIVFSMLIFLTFVIKGYGAVVKKLQSNHEDHKDSVQPVVSPSPSALIPVSVQSVQTGISEETVAAISAAVYTLYGTSAGKVTSIRRAAQPNRSAWGMAGLLENTRPF, from the coding sequence ATGAGTCTTGAACAAAAAATACAACTTTCCATCATTATTCTGCTTACCGGCATCGTTATTGTTTTTTCTATGCTGATATTTTTGACTTTTGTGATCAAAGGGTATGGGGCAGTGGTCAAAAAATTGCAGTCAAATCATGAAGATCATAAAGACAGTGTTCAGCCGGTAGTGTCGCCATCCCCTTCTGCTTTAATACCCGTATCAGTTCAGTCTGTTCAAACCGGCATTTCCGAAGAAACGGTTGCGGCAATTTCCGCCGCTGTTTATACTTTGTACGGCACCTCCGCTGGAAAAGTGACAAGTATCCGCCGTGCTGCACAGCCAAATCGTTCCGCATGGGGCATGGCTGGGTTACTGGAGAATACCCGCCCTTTTTAA
- a CDS encoding AraC family ligand binding domain-containing protein — translation MTNDEFRRSFRVPFHNSLGLAVYSCGVQRCGACHSWGPAVRDHYLIHYILSGQGTFFSGGKEYHLTAGDGFLVEPSHVVHYVADREDPWEYSWIGFNGSDAKRLMGQTGLLDRSPVFHYEEDRLFEELLMKICNASGSTPSDEARMESGLLLFLAALMDKFGVPSTQHTNGYEYVQKAIKFIEYNYSSDIGITDIASSVGISRSHLYRLFMQHISIPPNEYLMRYRISKASELLECRNLSVGEVAYSAGFSDQLYFSRVFKKCMGMPPSHFTCYERATKKKEDLK, via the coding sequence ATGACAAATGACGAATTTAGGCGTTCCTTCAGGGTGCCTTTTCATAACAGCCTGGGCCTTGCAGTCTATAGCTGCGGGGTTCAGCGCTGCGGCGCCTGCCATTCCTGGGGTCCCGCCGTGCGCGATCATTACCTGATTCACTATATATTATCCGGGCAAGGCACTTTTTTTAGCGGCGGCAAAGAATATCATCTTACTGCGGGCGACGGTTTTTTGGTCGAACCGTCCCATGTTGTCCACTATGTTGCGGATCGGGAAGATCCGTGGGAATACAGCTGGATCGGATTCAACGGCAGCGATGCAAAAAGACTCATGGGCCAAACCGGTCTCTTGGATCGAAGCCCTGTTTTCCACTATGAAGAAGACAGGCTTTTTGAGGAGCTTCTGATGAAAATCTGCAATGCTTCCGGTTCCACCCCAAGCGACGAGGCAAGAATGGAATCCGGGCTTCTGCTGTTTTTAGCCGCACTGATGGACAAATTCGGTGTTCCTTCCACACAGCACACAAACGGATATGAATATGTGCAGAAAGCAATTAAATTTATAGAATATAATTATTCGAGCGATATCGGCATTACCGATATCGCCTCCAGCGTGGGAATCAGCCGCAGTCATCTGTACCGCCTGTTTATGCAGCACATCTCCATTCCGCCGAATGAATATCTGATGCGCTACCGCATCAGCAAGGCGTCCGAGCTGCTGGAATGCCGTAATCTGTCAGTCGGTGAAGTTGCTTATTCGGCAGGTTTTTCCGATCAATTGTATTTTTCGCGCGTATTTAAAAAATGCATGGGCATGCCGCCAAGCCACTTTACCTGCTATGAACGTGCGACGAAAAAAAAGGAGGATTTAAAATGA
- a CDS encoding DUF1836 domain-containing protein, whose protein sequence is MSEAAEQIAKWAEEIKKYSAVDWDRLPEIYLYMDQVLTYMNKQLRLFERNESTSLLTSSMINNYVKDGVLPRPEQKKYAREHLALLMVICMLKQVLSIQDISSLLKTLLEDASNAEMYGRFCEAHSSALKEVCDRVSSTAEQGDAELTRLVIELSIEANARRTAAERILSELAAADKKDKTNEKKDK, encoded by the coding sequence ATGAGTGAAGCAGCCGAACAAATTGCAAAATGGGCAGAGGAAATCAAAAAATACAGCGCAGTTGACTGGGACAGGCTGCCGGAAATCTATTTATATATGGATCAGGTACTTACCTATATGAACAAACAGCTCCGCCTGTTTGAGCGCAATGAAAGCACAAGCTTATTGACATCAAGCATGATTAATAATTACGTAAAAGACGGTGTTCTTCCCCGGCCCGAGCAGAAAAAATATGCCCGTGAGCACCTGGCGCTGCTGATGGTAATCTGTATGCTGAAGCAGGTCCTGTCCATCCAGGATATCTCATCCCTGTTAAAAACATTGCTGGAAGACGCATCAAACGCCGAAATGTACGGACGTTTCTGTGAAGCACATTCTTCCGCGCTGAAAGAAGTATGTGATCGTGTAAGTTCAACCGCAGAACAGGGCGACGCCGAGCTGACAAGGCTGGTGATTGAACTTTCCATTGAAGCAAACGCACGCCGCACGGCGGCGGAAAGAATTCTGAGCGAATTAGCCGCAGCGGACAAAAAAGATAAAACAAACGAAAAAAAGGACAAGTAA